A genomic segment from Paenibacillus sp. FSL K6-1096 encodes:
- the nuoF gene encoding NADH-quinone oxidoreductase subunit NuoF, whose protein sequence is MKLLTDLEAIKTLTQARLDNRKVTGALPEAITFRSVMVCGGTGCTSSDSSQIIDKLNQEIAARGIQVQVEVVRTGCFGLCELGPVVIVYPEGIFYSRVEVQDIPKLVEAHLLQGKPYEKKIYEKTRQDNGHILNFEETEFYKKQVRIALHNCGVIDPENIDEYIGSDGYQALGKVLKTMSRQEVIETVKQSGLRGRGGGGFNTGLKWEFAAKQDKAQKYVICNADEGDPGAFMDRSILEGNPHSVIEAMAIAGYAIGADQGFIYVRAEYPIAVQRFMKALEQAREYGLLGSDILGTGFSFSIEVRLGAGAFVCGEETALIHSIEGHRGMPTPKPPFPAVEGLWGQPTIINNVETLANVAQIIMHGAAWYAGFGTEKSKGTKVFALGGKVVNTGLVEVPMGITLREVIFEIGGGIPGGKKFKAVQTGGPSGGCLTEEHLDCTIDFDTLTSLGSMMGSGGMIVMDEDTCMVDVARFYLDFTRDESCGKCTLCRIGTKRLLELLDKITEGKGTMEDLEKLESLSNQIRNASLCALGQTAPNPVLSTLKYFREEYLAHVVDHKCPAGVCKSLIAYQIDEELCRGCSLCAKKCPVDAITGELKEPFVIDTAVCIKCGVCFDVCKFKAVAIV, encoded by the coding sequence ATGAAGCTCTTAACGGATCTTGAGGCGATCAAGACGCTGACGCAAGCCCGGCTGGATAACCGGAAGGTCACAGGCGCCTTGCCGGAGGCCATCACATTCAGGTCCGTGATGGTGTGCGGAGGGACGGGATGCACCTCGTCGGACTCCAGCCAGATCATAGATAAGCTGAACCAGGAAATCGCCGCCCGCGGCATTCAGGTGCAGGTGGAGGTTGTACGTACCGGCTGCTTCGGGCTGTGCGAGCTGGGGCCGGTCGTCATTGTCTACCCGGAGGGCATCTTCTACAGCCGGGTGGAGGTGCAGGATATTCCGAAGCTGGTGGAGGCGCATCTGCTCCAGGGCAAGCCTTATGAGAAGAAAATCTACGAAAAGACCCGGCAGGACAACGGGCATATTCTCAATTTTGAGGAAACGGAATTCTACAAGAAGCAGGTGCGGATTGCCCTGCACAACTGCGGAGTCATTGACCCCGAGAATATCGATGAGTATATCGGCAGCGATGGCTACCAGGCGCTCGGCAAGGTGCTGAAGACGATGAGCCGCCAGGAGGTCATTGAGACGGTGAAGCAGTCCGGGCTGCGGGGACGCGGCGGCGGCGGCTTCAATACAGGCTTGAAGTGGGAGTTCGCCGCAAAACAGGATAAGGCGCAGAAATACGTGATCTGCAATGCGGATGAAGGGGACCCGGGGGCGTTCATGGACCGTTCCATCCTTGAAGGCAACCCCCATTCAGTCATTGAGGCGATGGCGATTGCCGGGTATGCCATCGGCGCAGACCAAGGCTTCATCTATGTCCGTGCGGAATATCCCATCGCTGTCCAGCGGTTTATGAAAGCGCTTGAACAGGCCCGTGAATACGGTCTGCTGGGCAGTGATATTCTGGGCACAGGCTTCAGCTTCAGCATTGAGGTACGGCTGGGTGCCGGAGCCTTCGTCTGCGGGGAAGAGACGGCGCTGATCCATTCGATTGAAGGCCACCGGGGGATGCCCACGCCTAAGCCGCCTTTTCCGGCGGTGGAGGGGCTGTGGGGGCAGCCGACGATCATCAACAATGTGGAGACGCTGGCGAATGTGGCCCAGATTATTATGCATGGAGCGGCCTGGTATGCAGGCTTCGGAACGGAGAAGTCGAAGGGCACGAAGGTGTTCGCGCTCGGCGGCAAGGTGGTGAATACCGGCCTGGTCGAGGTGCCGATGGGCATCACGCTGCGTGAGGTCATCTTCGAGATAGGCGGCGGCATTCCCGGCGGCAAGAAGTTCAAGGCGGTACAGACCGGCGGGCCTTCCGGCGGCTGTCTGACCGAGGAGCATCTGGACTGCACGATTGACTTCGATACCCTGACCAGCCTGGGGTCCATGATGGGCTCGGGCGGGATGATCGTCATGGATGAAGACACCTGTATGGTCGATGTGGCCCGGTTCTATCTTGATTTCACCCGCGATGAGTCCTGCGGGAAATGCACCCTCTGCCGCATAGGCACGAAGCGCCTGCTGGAGCTGCTGGATAAGATCACGGAGGGCAAAGGCACAATGGAGGATCTGGAGAAGTTGGAGAGCCTCTCCAACCAGATTAGGAATGCTTCCCTGTGTGCGCTGGGCCAGACCGCACCGAATCCGGTATTGTCCACGCTGAAGTATTTTCGCGAAGAATATCTGGCCCATGTTGTGGACCATAAATGTCCGGCCGGCGTGTGCAAGTCGCTGATTGCCTACCAGATTGATGAGGAGCTGTGCCGGGGCTGCAGCCTCTGCGCCAAGAAGTGCCCGGTCGATGCGATCACAGGCGAGCTGAAGGAGCCGTTCGTGATCGACACGGCGGTCTGCATCAAGTGCGGGGTCTGTTTCGATGTATGCAAGTTCAAAGCGGTAGCGATAGTCTGA
- a CDS encoding NADH-dependent [FeFe] hydrogenase, group A6, whose amino-acid sequence MDTIKITIDGIETEVIKGMTVLEAARQQGVEIPSLCYLKGLNHSSSCRVCVVEVGPRLIASCTLIAEEGMKILTNTRKVREARRASVELLLSDHNQECLSCSRSGGCELQTVSSTLNIRKVSYTGEKSSQEKDYTSPAVVRDASKCILCGRCVGACGTMQTVGAIGFAKRGFDTVISTAFGRPLAESTCIDCGQCIMACPVGALSEHENIDDVWRELSDPGRYVVVQAAPAVRVALGEAFGLPPGNRVTGRMVAALRRLGFDKVFDTNFGADLTIMEEGTELLSRLGSGENLPLMTSCCPGWVKFMENNFPDRLNHLSTCKSPHEMEGAMVKSFFAKQAGVDPKSITVVSIMPCTAKKFEGQREELGSGGLQDVDWVLTTRELAAMIKEAGIDFLNLPDEDFDNPIGRGSGAGVIFGASGGVAEAALRTVFEITSGKELETVEYTAVRGMDGLKENVIDLPDGRKIRTAVVHGLGNARKLMEAMERGEHSYDFIEVMACPGGCIAGGGQPILDAVTAARTDIRAERAKAIYSEDEAQTVRKSHKNPYIQALYEEFLGEPNSHLAHELLHTHYIARR is encoded by the coding sequence TTGGATACGATAAAAATTACGATTGACGGCATAGAGACCGAGGTCATCAAAGGGATGACGGTGCTTGAAGCTGCGCGCCAGCAAGGCGTGGAGATCCCGTCGCTGTGTTATCTGAAGGGACTGAACCACTCGTCCAGCTGCCGGGTCTGTGTCGTGGAGGTGGGGCCGAGGCTGATTGCCTCCTGTACGCTGATCGCGGAGGAAGGCATGAAGATTCTGACGAACACCCGCAAGGTGCGCGAGGCCCGCAGAGCCTCGGTGGAGCTGCTGCTGTCCGACCATAACCAGGAATGCCTCAGCTGCTCGCGCAGCGGCGGCTGTGAGCTGCAGACCGTCTCCAGCACGCTGAATATCCGCAAGGTGAGCTACACCGGCGAGAAATCGAGCCAGGAGAAGGATTATACCTCTCCCGCAGTCGTCCGGGATGCCTCCAAATGCATTCTCTGCGGCCGCTGTGTCGGGGCCTGCGGTACGATGCAGACAGTCGGGGCCATCGGCTTCGCGAAGCGCGGCTTCGATACCGTCATCTCCACCGCGTTCGGCCGTCCGCTGGCCGAGTCAACGTGCATCGATTGCGGCCAGTGCATCATGGCCTGTCCGGTAGGGGCGCTCAGCGAGCATGAGAACATCGACGATGTATGGCGGGAACTGTCAGACCCCGGCAGATATGTGGTGGTCCAGGCCGCACCGGCGGTGCGGGTAGCGCTGGGCGAGGCCTTCGGCCTGCCGCCGGGCAACCGGGTGACCGGCAGAATGGTCGCCGCCCTCCGCAGGCTGGGCTTCGATAAGGTGTTCGATACGAACTTCGGCGCGGATCTGACCATTATGGAGGAGGGGACCGAGCTGCTCTCCCGCCTCGGCAGCGGGGAGAATCTGCCGCTGATGACCTCCTGCTGCCCGGGCTGGGTGAAATTCATGGAGAATAATTTCCCGGACCGCCTGAATCATCTGTCCACCTGCAAGTCGCCGCATGAGATGGAGGGGGCGATGGTGAAATCTTTTTTTGCCAAGCAGGCAGGGGTGGACCCGAAGAGTATCACCGTTGTCTCGATCATGCCTTGCACGGCTAAGAAGTTCGAGGGCCAGCGGGAAGAGCTGGGCAGCGGCGGCTTGCAGGATGTGGACTGGGTGCTCACCACCCGCGAGCTGGCGGCGATGATCAAGGAGGCCGGGATCGACTTCCTGAACCTGCCCGATGAAGACTTCGATAATCCGATCGGCCGGGGCTCAGGGGCCGGCGTGATCTTCGGGGCCAGCGGCGGGGTGGCTGAAGCGGCCCTGCGCACGGTGTTTGAGATCACCTCCGGCAAGGAGCTGGAGACGGTTGAATATACAGCAGTCCGGGGCATGGACGGCCTGAAGGAGAATGTGATTGACCTGCCGGACGGCCGGAAGATCCGCACAGCAGTGGTGCATGGGCTGGGCAATGCCCGCAAGCTGATGGAGGCGATGGAGCGCGGGGAACACAGCTACGATTTCATCGAGGTTATGGCCTGTCCCGGAGGCTGTATCGCCGGCGGCGGCCAGCCGATTCTGGATGCGGTTACCGCTGCACGTACCGATATCCGGGCTGAGCGGGCCAAGGCGATCTACTCGGAGGATGAAGCGCAGACGGTGCGCAAATCGCATAAGAATCCTTACATCCAGGCGCTCTACGAGGAATTCCTGGGTGAGCCGAACAGCCATCTGGCCCATGAACTGCTGCATACGCATTATATTGCGCGGAGGTGA
- the hydG gene encoding [FeFe] hydrogenase H-cluster radical SAM maturase HydG, with protein MRNGWEAAEFIDDEEIRISLEEAQAKAGDQAYVQSILEKARTCKGLTHREAAVLLEVTDPEVLGDINRSAKVIKEKIYGNRIVLFAPLYISNYCVNNCDYCGYKHSNSDFLRRKLSLAELADEVRVLQELGHKRLVLEAGEDPVNCNIDYVVEAIRTIYSVKVDNGSIRRVNINIAATTVEDYTRLKDAEIGTYILFQETYHRPTYARLHPQGPKSDYDWHTTAMDRAQLGGIDDVGIGVLYGLYDHKYDTVAMLMHAEHLEERFGVGPHTVSVPRLREAENVNLEVYPHLVNDDDFKKLVAVLRLAVPYAGMILSTREEPSFRDEVITLGISQVSAGSCTGVGGYMESRQGAEGCPGEKPQFEVSDHRSPEEIIRGLCRDGYVPSYCTACYREGRTGDRFMRLAKSGQIHNICQPNSLLTFKEYLLDYADEETRALGEEIIRKGLEDIPKEAARRAAVDRLRRIENGERDLYF; from the coding sequence ATGCGTAACGGCTGGGAAGCAGCGGAGTTCATTGATGATGAGGAAATCAGAATCAGTCTGGAAGAAGCGCAGGCGAAGGCCGGCGATCAGGCTTATGTGCAGTCCATTCTGGAGAAGGCGCGGACGTGCAAGGGGCTGACTCACCGCGAAGCGGCGGTGCTGCTGGAGGTGACGGACCCGGAGGTGCTGGGGGACATCAACCGTTCGGCCAAGGTCATTAAGGAGAAAATCTACGGCAACCGCATCGTTCTATTTGCTCCTTTATATATAAGCAACTACTGCGTCAACAATTGCGACTACTGCGGATACAAGCACAGCAACAGCGATTTTCTGCGCCGGAAGCTGAGCCTTGCCGAGCTGGCGGATGAAGTCCGCGTGCTTCAGGAGCTGGGGCATAAGCGGCTGGTGCTGGAGGCGGGGGAAGATCCCGTGAACTGTAACATTGATTATGTGGTAGAGGCCATCCGTACCATCTACTCCGTCAAAGTGGATAACGGCAGCATCCGCCGGGTGAACATCAACATTGCCGCCACCACTGTAGAAGATTACACCCGGCTGAAGGATGCGGAGATCGGAACGTATATTCTGTTCCAGGAGACCTATCACAGACCAACCTATGCGCGGCTGCATCCCCAAGGCCCGAAGAGCGACTATGACTGGCATACAACCGCAATGGACCGCGCGCAGCTTGGAGGCATTGATGATGTCGGGATAGGTGTGCTATACGGCCTATATGACCATAAGTACGATACCGTGGCTATGCTGATGCACGCGGAGCATCTGGAGGAGCGGTTCGGCGTCGGGCCGCATACGGTCTCTGTCCCCAGGCTGCGTGAGGCGGAGAATGTCAATCTGGAGGTCTACCCGCATCTGGTGAATGACGATGATTTCAAAAAGCTGGTTGCGGTGCTGCGCCTGGCCGTTCCTTATGCCGGAATGATTCTCTCCACCCGTGAGGAGCCGTCCTTCCGGGACGAGGTGATCACGCTGGGAATCTCGCAGGTGAGCGCAGGCTCCTGTACCGGAGTCGGCGGTTATATGGAGAGCAGACAGGGGGCTGAAGGGTGCCCCGGCGAGAAGCCGCAGTTCGAGGTCAGCGACCACCGTTCCCCCGAGGAGATTATCCGCGGACTGTGCCGTGACGGTTATGTTCCGAGCTATTGCACGGCCTGCTACCGGGAAGGACGGACGGGAGACCGGTTCATGCGGCTGGCCAAATCCGGGCAGATCCATAACATCTGCCAGCCCAACTCGCTGCTGACCTTCAAGGAATACCTGCTGGATTATGCGGATGAGGAGACGAGGGCGCTAGGCGAAGAGATTATCCGCAAGGGGCTGGAGGACATTCCGAAGGAGGCGGCGCGGCGGGCGGCGGTAGACCGGCTCCGGCGCATTGAGAACGGTGAACGGGATCTGTACTTCTAA
- a CDS encoding 2-oxoacid:acceptor oxidoreductase family protein codes for MSTLPHKNALGFYEIRLESIGGLGANLAGKMLAETGALELGFNAANFSSYGSEKKGTPIKTFVRFCDPEVEIRDHSPIEEPHLVAVFHEALYGTVNVVSGLQPDGVVLVNTPRDFDEVRADLKLEYGTIAVVDAMGIAVEEQTKVNTSMLGAMFRICDFLDPEAMRKVIRRTFEKKYPHLVEPNIRTFDRGYNEVKFKTYEVPEGTVTSPFKRAQSLLGYETQTPGGVILAQGNSVLKDLSGSRSGVLPVLDLDSCISCAACDNVCPDNCFVWEEGEDKRGRPVQTLLGIDYHYCKGCLKCIEVCPTEALTSIREELGFAEEHRVPQVFK; via the coding sequence ATGTCAACACTCCCGCATAAGAATGCGCTGGGCTTCTATGAAATCCGGCTGGAATCCATCGGCGGTCTGGGGGCCAACCTGGCCGGCAAAATGCTGGCCGAGACCGGCGCGCTGGAGCTGGGCTTCAACGCTGCCAACTTCTCGTCGTACGGCTCGGAGAAAAAAGGAACCCCGATCAAGACCTTCGTCCGCTTCTGCGACCCCGAGGTGGAGATTCGGGATCATAGCCCGATTGAGGAGCCCCATCTGGTGGCGGTCTTTCATGAGGCCCTGTACGGGACGGTTAATGTCGTCAGCGGCCTGCAGCCGGATGGCGTGGTTCTGGTCAATACCCCGCGGGATTTCGATGAGGTCCGGGCCGACCTGAAGCTGGAATACGGAACGATTGCCGTGGTAGACGCCATGGGTATTGCCGTTGAGGAGCAGACGAAGGTGAACACCTCCATGCTCGGCGCGATGTTCCGCATCTGTGACTTCCTGGACCCCGAGGCGATGCGCAAGGTGATCCGCCGAACGTTCGAGAAGAAATATCCGCATCTGGTGGAGCCGAATATCCGCACCTTCGACCGGGGATACAATGAGGTCAAGTTCAAGACCTATGAGGTGCCGGAGGGCACAGTGACCTCCCCCTTCAAGCGCGCGCAATCCCTGCTCGGCTATGAGACCCAGACCCCCGGCGGCGTCATTCTGGCTCAGGGCAACAGTGTGCTGAAGGACTTAAGCGGCTCGCGCTCCGGCGTTCTGCCTGTGCTGGATCTGGATTCCTGTATCAGCTGTGCGGCCTGCGACAATGTGTGCCCGGATAACTGCTTCGTCTGGGAGGAAGGCGAGGATAAGCGCGGCCGGCCGGTGCAGACCCTGCTCGGTATCGATTACCACTACTGCAAGGGCTGCCTGAAATGTATCGAGGTCTGCCCGACCGAGGCCCTGACCAGCATCCGCGAGGAGCTCGGGTTCGCCGAGGAGCACCGCGTTCCCCAGGTATTCAAGTGA
- the hydE gene encoding [FeFe] hydrogenase H-cluster radical SAM maturase HydE encodes MEALLDQLVERNELDQEELVCLLQQLKTGSRDRLFHLAVQTRKLHYSETVYLRGLIEFSSFCRQDCLYCGLRRSNTEAERYRLTEAEIMECAEEGYRLGYRSFVLQSGEDAYYTEARLIRIVTGIRRRCPGAAITLSVGERSEGFYRALFEAGADRYLLRHETASRPLYQSLHPGMSYDNRMECLRVLKSIGYQVGTGFMVGLPGQTLSHLAEDLLLLKKLQPHMIGIGPFIPHSRTPLGEMQGGTVDDTLVMLALARLLVPDALMPATTAMGTLDPLGREKALQAGCNVVMPILSPLRVRRKYALYENKICMGDEAALCRDCIEMRIAASGYRIELSRGDHCSYKERPRKYQS; translated from the coding sequence ATGGAAGCGTTGCTGGACCAATTAGTTGAACGCAATGAGCTGGATCAGGAGGAGCTGGTCTGCCTGCTGCAGCAGCTGAAGACCGGAAGCAGGGACCGGTTATTCCATCTGGCCGTTCAGACCCGGAAGCTGCATTATAGTGAAACCGTTTACTTACGCGGCTTAATCGAATTCTCCAGCTTCTGCAGGCAGGATTGTCTCTATTGCGGCCTGCGCAGATCGAACACTGAGGCAGAGCGTTACCGGCTGACCGAGGCGGAGATTATGGAGTGTGCGGAAGAGGGCTACCGCCTCGGGTACCGTTCGTTTGTGCTGCAGAGCGGAGAGGATGCCTACTACACCGAGGCCAGGCTGATCCGCATCGTCACCGGCATCAGGCGCCGTTGCCCCGGAGCGGCAATTACCTTATCTGTCGGGGAACGGAGCGAGGGCTTCTACAGGGCGCTGTTCGAAGCGGGGGCGGACCGCTATCTGCTCCGGCATGAGACCGCTTCGCGTCCGCTGTACCAGTCCCTGCACCCCGGGATGTCCTATGATAACCGGATGGAGTGCCTCCGGGTGCTCAAGAGCATCGGCTATCAGGTGGGAACGGGCTTCATGGTCGGCCTTCCCGGGCAGACGCTCTCCCATCTGGCGGAGGACCTGCTGCTGCTGAAGAAGCTGCAGCCCCACATGATCGGCATCGGTCCGTTCATTCCCCATAGCAGAACTCCGCTCGGGGAGATGCAGGGAGGAACAGTGGATGACACGCTTGTGATGCTTGCCCTGGCGAGGCTGCTCGTGCCCGATGCGCTGATGCCGGCCACGACCGCCATGGGGACGCTTGATCCGCTCGGGCGGGAGAAGGCGCTGCAGGCAGGCTGCAATGTGGTGATGCCGATTCTGTCTCCGCTGCGGGTGCGCAGGAAATACGCGCTGTACGAGAACAAGATCTGTATGGGGGATGAGGCCGCCCTGTGCAGAGACTGTATTGAAATGCGGATTGCGGCTTCGGGTTACAGGATTGAACTCAGCAGAGGGGATCATTGCAGCTATAAGGAAAGACCCCGGAAGTATCAGAGCTGA
- a CDS encoding thiamine pyrophosphate-dependent enzyme: MAVSENTETQAVPAEQVTCFESGNEMAATAAAQINYHIMGYFPITPSTEVAQYLDQMKARGQHDIELIAADGEHGSAGICYGAAMAGARVINATSSQGFLYMLEQLPTQSGTRFPMVLNLVTRAVSGPLDIRGDHSDLYYGLNAGWVILTASTPQAVYDMNIMALRIAEHAEVRLPVIVAYDGFFTSHQKRKVQYFKDNEVVQSFVGPNPNHEYPNVSDPSRPVTIGAHMGGDDLLNNHYQLSLALEKAGEVYAEVAAEYAALSGREHQVLDLYRMDDAEVAVFLLNSAGESAKDTVDALRNRGIKAGLVRPNLIRPFPAEQLRQALKQVKALLVGERADSYGAQGGNLTHEIRSALQVDPDNHTVILSRIFGLGGKDFYADDAAAFFELAIDAASKGYAEKPFDYHGYYPGDPKHALAPVREPLHGDDYRSGLIEVTPGEDGRLKVKLPPLRQLTAKPHRLAPGHGACPGCGALSALELFFKGIEGDMVVLFQTGCAYVVTASYPYSSHNQTFVHNLFQNGAATLAGMVDAFYELKRRGEIQISDDITFIMVSGDGGMDIGMGATVGAALRNHKMIILEYDNEGYMNTGSQLSYSTPVGHITSTSGLGKTQKGKKGHHKDTAQILAACNIPYVFTAAESNPQDMIQKAAKAQWYANHAGTAYGKLLCACPLNWKTPDHSGHDLVKAAVDSCFFPLYEIEQGVTNITYNPELKNKRIPAADWLKGMGKTKHLLKDEELLHSFEAEIERRWSRLKLKHESDLL; encoded by the coding sequence ATGGCTGTCAGTGAAAATACAGAAACACAGGCTGTGCCTGCCGAGCAGGTCACCTGCTTCGAATCCGGGAATGAAATGGCGGCAACGGCGGCGGCGCAGATTAACTATCATATTATGGGCTATTTTCCGATTACCCCTTCAACGGAGGTGGCCCAGTATCTCGATCAGATGAAGGCCCGCGGCCAGCATGACATTGAGCTGATTGCCGCAGACGGTGAGCATGGCTCGGCAGGCATCTGCTACGGGGCGGCGATGGCCGGTGCGCGTGTCATTAACGCTACCAGCTCCCAGGGCTTCCTCTACATGCTGGAGCAGCTCCCGACCCAGTCCGGGACCCGCTTCCCGATGGTGCTGAACCTCGTCACCCGCGCGGTCAGCGGACCGCTCGATATCCGCGGCGATCACTCGGATCTCTACTACGGTCTTAATGCAGGCTGGGTCATTCTGACGGCCAGCACGCCGCAGGCGGTGTATGACATGAACATTATGGCGCTGCGGATTGCCGAGCATGCTGAGGTGCGCCTGCCTGTCATTGTCGCCTATGACGGCTTCTTCACCTCCCACCAGAAGCGCAAGGTTCAATACTTCAAGGACAATGAAGTGGTGCAGAGCTTTGTTGGCCCCAACCCGAACCATGAGTATCCGAACGTCTCTGACCCGTCCCGGCCGGTGACTATCGGGGCGCATATGGGCGGAGATGATCTGCTCAATAATCACTACCAGCTGTCGCTGGCGCTGGAGAAGGCCGGCGAGGTCTATGCTGAAGTGGCTGCCGAATATGCCGCTTTGTCCGGCCGCGAGCATCAGGTGCTTGACCTGTACCGGATGGACGATGCCGAGGTCGCCGTATTCCTGCTGAACTCCGCCGGAGAATCGGCCAAGGATACTGTGGATGCCCTGCGGAATAGAGGCATCAAGGCCGGTCTGGTCCGTCCGAACCTGATCCGGCCGTTCCCGGCAGAGCAGCTGCGCCAGGCACTTAAGCAGGTTAAGGCGCTGCTGGTTGGGGAACGGGCAGATTCCTACGGCGCCCAGGGCGGCAATCTGACCCATGAGATCCGTTCTGCACTCCAGGTTGATCCGGATAATCATACAGTGATACTCTCCCGCATCTTCGGTCTGGGCGGCAAGGATTTCTATGCAGATGATGCCGCGGCCTTCTTCGAGCTGGCGATCGACGCAGCCAGTAAAGGGTATGCCGAGAAGCCGTTCGATTATCATGGCTATTACCCCGGAGACCCGAAGCATGCGCTGGCTCCGGTCCGTGAACCGCTGCACGGTGATGATTACCGAAGCGGCCTGATTGAGGTGACTCCGGGCGAGGACGGACGGCTGAAGGTGAAGCTTCCCCCGCTGCGGCAGCTGACTGCCAAGCCGCACCGGCTGGCCCCCGGCCATGGCGCGTGTCCCGGCTGCGGCGCATTGTCAGCGCTGGAGCTGTTCTTCAAGGGCATCGAGGGCGATATGGTCGTCCTGTTCCAGACGGGCTGCGCGTACGTGGTAACGGCCAGCTATCCGTATTCCTCCCATAACCAGACCTTCGTGCACAACCTGTTCCAGAACGGTGCAGCGACGCTTGCGGGTATGGTGGATGCCTTCTATGAGCTGAAGCGGCGCGGCGAGATCCAGATCAGCGATGATATCACCTTCATCATGGTCTCCGGGGACGGCGGCATGGATATCGGGATGGGCGCAACCGTAGGGGCGGCCCTGCGCAATCATAAGATGATTATTCTCGAATACGACAATGAGGGCTACATGAATACCGGCTCCCAGCTCTCCTACTCCACACCGGTGGGTCACATCACCAGCACCTCGGGTCTAGGGAAGACGCAGAAGGGAAAGAAGGGCCACCACAAGGATACAGCGCAGATTCTGGCCGCCTGCAACATCCCGTATGTCTTCACTGCCGCAGAGTCGAACCCCCAGGATATGATTCAAAAAGCCGCCAAGGCCCAGTGGTACGCCAACCATGCCGGTACAGCCTACGGCAAGCTGCTCTGCGCCTGCCCGCTCAACTGGAAGACACCTGACCATAGCGGCCATGACCTGGTTAAGGCAGCGGTGGATTCCTGCTTCTTCCCGCTGTATGAGATTGAGCAGGGGGTTACCAATATTACCTACAACCCTGAGCTGAAGAACAAGCGTATCCCGGCCGCAGACTGGCTGAAGGGCATGGGCAAAACGAAGCATCTGCTGAAGGATGAGGAACTGCTGCATAGCTTTGAAGCCGAAATTGAACGCCGCTGGAGCAGGCTGAAGCTGAAGCATGAGAGCGATTTACTCTAA
- the nuoE gene encoding NADH-quinone oxidoreductase subunit NuoE — translation METHQAGSCGSTAEADEKLMKVQSAISQFRMVKGALIPVLHEIQDIYGYLPEPVLEVVSAELGLTMSEIYGVASFYHFFSLTPKGEHVVHLCMGTACYIKGAQGILDRLSTELHVPVQGTTEDNKFTLEATRCLGACGLAPVMTIGEKVHGRLVPGNIPKILKEYK, via the coding sequence ATGGAAACACACCAAGCAGGCAGCTGCGGCAGCACCGCTGAGGCGGATGAGAAGCTGATGAAGGTACAGTCGGCGATATCGCAGTTCCGGATGGTTAAGGGGGCGCTGATTCCTGTCCTGCATGAGATTCAGGATATCTACGGGTATTTGCCGGAGCCGGTACTGGAGGTGGTCTCGGCGGAGCTGGGGCTGACGATGAGCGAAATCTACGGGGTGGCCTCGTTCTATCATTTTTTCTCGCTGACCCCCAAGGGGGAGCATGTGGTCCATCTGTGTATGGGGACGGCTTGCTATATCAAGGGTGCCCAGGGCATCCTTGACCGTCTCAGCACAGAGCTTCATGTGCCTGTCCAGGGCACTACGGAGGACAACAAATTCACGCTGGAGGCGACACGCTGCCTGGGGGCCTGCGGCCTTGCGCCGGTGATGACGATTGGCGAGAAGGTCCATGGACGGCTTGTGCCGGGCAATATTCCCAAGATTCTGAAGGAGTACAAGTGA